A segment of the Panicum hallii strain FIL2 chromosome 1, PHallii_v3.1, whole genome shotgun sequence genome:
CTCACTCGGCGCCGCCTCGAGGCTCCCCCGCGGCCGCTGCATTTGCGGGTGACATCTGCTACGAGAGCCGCGGGAGGCTGCGAGACGGGAGGTGTGCGGTCCTTGGTTGCGGCTGCTGTGCTGTGCGCTCCGGCGAGCTGCTGCGCGCGGGCGGGCCTGGGACTGGTGAGAAGAGTCGTATTTTTTCAAAAAAGAGAGAGTAATGTCTACGTGGTTTTGTTACGACAATAGCTAGCCATTGTGAACTTGCTATCACGGTTTTCTGCTATTTATCGTTTTTTTTCCTGTCGTGGAGTTAAGTGGGTAAGGGAAACACCGTAAAAGTAATTGTGTTTCCAACTCCACCAGGGAACATGGGCTCGACAAGAAATAGTTTGTGCTTCATGTTCGATtggtttctttttttctttttttgagcAGAATGTTCGATAGGTATCTGATGAGTAAAATGCGTGTGGAATGCTCGGAATTTAGTGCGAACTTCTTTGGCTCCCTTTGTGTATCTTGCTTACCGTATAATTGGACACGAACGAGAAATTTGTACTCGGAAAATTTGAGACCTTCAGCTTTCCTCTATGTCTTCCTTCGTGTCATATATATTGTTTTAATAGATATTTTTGTATCTCGCCTCTCAATGCTTGTTTCTTTTGGTTTTAACAGGGAATTCTTGCATATATTCATCCCGTGAGTTATTGGTATTCCGGTTGCTGTTGAGTGATTGGGGAAGCTGATTGGCCAGAGGCATTCTTGGTCATGGGAAGCAATGACCCTAGCACACCCTCCAAGGCTCCGAAGGCATCAGAACAAGTACTCGAATAGTGATAGCATACCTTTACCTTTTGAAATGACATTCCCTCTGTTTAGTTTTGTTCTCTATTTGCTTAAAGGGATTTTTCCCCCTAGTGCAATAACCTTAGGAAACATACCGGCTCTGATGATTTTCTAGAATAGTTGTGATTGTGCTGCAGCCAAATTAGGGAAACATGCCAAATAATAATTGGTGCTTCAATGGACTAACGGGTAGAAGTAAACATTCTATTTTTCTCAGATTATGTAGCTGAAGACAACCGCAATATGTTCTGCATATTCTGTTCTATTTGCATAGGCAGTTCCTTTCACTGGCGGAACGAAATACGCATCTAGGTCAAAACACAACTGTCCTGTTTCTACTGTGACTAAACACATAATATGCTTGTTTACCCTTTCTTGTGTGTTTCTTACCTGTCCTCAGGATCAACCTTCAGCCACTACATCCGGGGCACCAGCTTCAGTTTACCCTGAATGGCCTAGCTTTCAGGTTTTCCATACATAATGTTCTCTTACTAATTAAGGAAGACTAATCTTTTCCTTTTATGTACCTCTTATTCTTACAAATAATTTTCCTTTATTTTATCTCCTTATTGTTAAAAATCTTGGTAGGCTTACTCAGCAATTCCACCACATGGATTCTTCCCCCCTACCGTCGCTGCAAATCCACAGGCTCATCCATACATGTGGGGAGCTCAGGTGGCGTCTACATCTGTAACTTTGTGTTTCCCCCCAGACCCAACATCTCTTTTCTCCGTCAATCTCTATTGTTATTGTTAATCTGTATTTATATGTTTATAATGCAAGGGCATGCGATTTTAGTATCTGAATCAATGTTCCTTAATTGCAGCACATGGTGCCACCTTACGGAACGCCACCATCACCTTATGTGGTGTATCCACCTGGAACAGTATATGCCCATCCCTCTACACCACCTGTATGCACTTTTAGCCTAACAAAATCTCATCTACATGTTAGCTTTGTACGCGCACCCTTTTATCCTGTTTTGATGACGTATTTTGTGCTAATGAGTAACTAATTGGCAGGGTATGCATCCATTTAGTCATTATTCTATGCCAACAAATGGACATGCTGAAACTCCTGTAAGTAACCAACTGTGCCTGTCCCCTTTTGCTCATCACTGCTTCATGTAATCCTGAAATATATCTTTTAGGGAGCTGCGCCAAGTGCTCCAGAAATGAACGGTGAGTCTTGTCCAAGGTCAATAATTGAATATCAAGGTCACTTGGAGCATGGAAATTAAAACTAGGCTTCTGGTAATAATTACAGGAAAAAATGAGCCTGGCAGAATGTCTGCTCCGTCTGCCAATGGGATTACCTCCCACAGGTTTTTATTTGTTAGTCATTTATAAGTCACAAATTTCTACAGTTCACACAAAATATAATAACCAAACTTTTTACCTGCAGTGAGAGTGGAAGTGAGAGTGAGAGTGAAGGAAGTGACGCCAATTCCCAAAATGTGAGATTGATCGGTGGTTCTTATTCTTTCTTGTCATAACATTTCTTTCAGACTTCTGAGTAATTTTGCTGTCGCAGGATTCACAATCAAAGGACAATGATGGAAAGGAAGATGGTAAGCATCTGAGGACTTGTTTCTTTTTCATGATAAAGACTAATAGAATTACATATCTATTTTCAAAAGATGGTAGGTGTATTCTGTCAATATGCAGGTAGTTCTCAGAACGGCATATCTTATTCAGTATCACAGGGAATGCTAAATCAAACCATGCCGATGGTTCCAATACAACCGGGTGCGATGGTTGGAGTTCCTGGCTCCACAGCTAACTTGAATATTGGAATGGACTACTGGGCTGCTCCTGGTTCTGCAACTGTCCCTGCAACGCAGGGCAAAGCAACTTCTGGTTCAGCACGAGGAGATCAATGGGTACTGTCCTTCGGCATGTATTTGCATATCTATATGAATTATATTTATACTAAAATCTTGATGTTTGAGGATTGGCATGTCTCGTCAATGTTGGTATAGTATTTCTTGCTTTGCAGAACCAAGTACTGTTTTTTATTTATACATTCACTTTGTTGCTAGTGCTGTTCTAGAAATAAATTTGTAATAGCAACTCCAGAGCCAAACTATTTGATGCCCTATTGTTTCCATTTTCCATGTTCAGCTAAAAAAATTCTGGGTTTGTTTGGAACACCATCCTTTAAACTTACAATAAGAGAAATTAAGTCTGCAGCAAGCCATAGGCTCTCCACACTGACTTTTAAATTTGTATTTGGCGGATGGGTCATGGGGATCCGCAAGATACCATCTTTTGAAATGCCCAATTGTGCTTTGTGTGTGGTAATTGGTAAACATAAGGAACCAACAAGGGTGCCATGCTTCGTGCTGCTTTATTTGGTTAGTGCTATTGTGTGTAGATTAATATAGGAAAAGTTCACGACTGCAAACTGTGATCGCACAATGGCAATTTTCAGGATGAAAGGGAACTCAAGAAGCAGAAACGAAAGCAGTCTAACCGAGAATCAGCACGCAGGTCCCGGCTGCGCAAGCAGGTATTGTGCAACGTGGACATGCTGACATCCTGCTACCTAAGTATTATCTTCTAAGTTTCAAGAGAACTTTGTCCAATGCTTCCGTGACCGAATTCCAGGCTGAGTGCGAGGAGCTTGGGCAACGTGCTGAAGCTTTAAGGTCGGAAAACTCCTCTCTTAGAGCTGAGCTTGAACGGATTAGAAAGGAGTACGAACAGTTACTTTCACAGAATGCTTCCCTCAAGGTATATATATTGCTCTAGTGATTGTGATTCTTTCACATAGGTATATTTTCTGCAACAGATGTTGGTCTGATATCTGCAGGAAAAGCTGGGGGCAACCAGTGATTCTATTCCAGACATGAAC
Coding sequences within it:
- the LOC112878938 gene encoding transcription factor HBP-1a-like isoform X1; its protein translation is MGSNDPSTPSKAPKASEQDQPSATTSGAPASVYPEWPSFQAYSAIPPHGFFPPTVAANPQAHPYMWGAQHMVPPYGTPPSPYVVYPPGTVYAHPSTPPGMHPFSHYSMPTNGHAETPGAAPSAPEMNGKNEPGRMSAPSANGITSHSESGSESESEGSDANSQNDSQSKDNDGKEDGVFCQYAGSSQNGISYSVSQGMLNQTMPMVPIQPGAMVGVPGSTANLNIGMDYWAAPGSATVPATQGKATSGSARGDQWDERELKKQKRKQSNRESARRSRLRKQAECEELGQRAEALRSENSSLRAELERIRKEYEQLLSQNASLKEKLGATSDSIPDMNEQNDGGGSGYKKQPDSDAQPGNES
- the LOC112878938 gene encoding transcription factor HBP-1a-like isoform X2, which encodes MGSNDPSTPSKAPKASEQDQPSATTSGAPASVYPEWPSFQAYSAIPPHGFFPPTVAANPQAHPYMWGAQHMVPPYGTPPSPYVVYPPGTVYAHPSTPPGMHPFSHYSMPTNGHAETPGAAPSAPEMNGKNEPGRMSAPSANGITSHSESGSESESEGSDANSQNDSQSKDNDGKEDGSSQNGISYSVSQGMLNQTMPMVPIQPGAMVGVPGSTANLNIGMDYWAAPGSATVPATQGKATSGSARGDQWDERELKKQKRKQSNRESARRSRLRKQAECEELGQRAEALRSENSSLRAELERIRKEYEQLLSQNASLKEKLGATSDSIPDMNEQNDGGGSGYKKQPDSDAQPGNES
- the LOC112878938 gene encoding transcription factor HBP-1a-like isoform X3, with the protein product MGSNDPSTPSKAPKASEQDQPSATTSGAPASVYPEWPSFQAYSAIPPHGFFPPTVAANPQAHPYMWGAQHMVPPYGTPPSPYVVYPPGTVYAHPSTPPGMHPFSHYSMPTNGHAETPGAAPSAPEMNGKNEPGRMSAPSANGITSHSESGSESESEGSDANSQNDSQSKDNDGKEDVSQGMLNQTMPMVPIQPGAMVGVPGSTANLNIGMDYWAAPGSATVPATQGKATSGSARGDQWDERELKKQKRKQSNRESARRSRLRKQAECEELGQRAEALRSENSSLRAELERIRKEYEQLLSQNASLKEKLGATSDSIPDMNEQNDGGGSGYKKQPDSDAQPGNES
- the LOC112878938 gene encoding transcription factor HBP-1a-like isoform X4; the protein is MWGAQHMVPPYGTPPSPYVVYPPGTVYAHPSTPPGMHPFSHYSMPTNGHAETPGAAPSAPEMNGKNEPGRMSAPSANGITSHSESGSESESEGSDANSQNDSQSKDNDGKEDGVFCQYAGSSQNGISYSVSQGMLNQTMPMVPIQPGAMVGVPGSTANLNIGMDYWAAPGSATVPATQGKATSGSARGDQWDERELKKQKRKQSNRESARRSRLRKQAECEELGQRAEALRSENSSLRAELERIRKEYEQLLSQNASLKEKLGATSDSIPDMNEQNDGGGSGYKKQPDSDAQPGNES